The genomic segment ATGATCTCACCGACATCCCGCTCGACCTCGACGGCGTGCCCGAGTTCAATCGCGGCGTCTACGAGATCGCCCGCGCGATCCCGCCCGGCAAGACCATCACCTATGGCGACATCGCAAAACAGCTCGGCGGCGTCCAGCTGTCGCGCGACGTTGGCCAGGCGCTCGGCCGCAACCCGTGCCCGATCGTGGTGCCCTGCCATCGCGTGCTCGCCGCCGGCAACAAGCCCGGCGGCTTCTCGGCAAACGGCGGCGTGGTGACGAAGCTGAAGATGCTCGAGATCGAAGGCGCGCTGGTGAACCACACGCCGAGCTTGTTTGATTGAGGTGGCTTGCGCTGATCTCGTAGGGTGGGCAAAGCGAAGCGTGCCCACCAAACCGATCGTAGCTTGGACAGGTGGTGGGCACGGCGCTTCGCGCCTTTGCCCACCCTACGAGACCTTAGCTAAATCTTCGCCGCCGTCTTCGGCCAGTAGCGATCGCGCAGGTGTCGCTTCACCAGCTTGCCCGTGGGCGTGCGCGGCAGCTCGGCTTCGAAATCGATCGAGCGCGGGCACTTGATGGCGGAGAGGCGGCTCTTGCAGTAGGCGATCAAATCGGCCTCAAGGGCCTTGCCGGCGCGGCGCATGTCGTGCGGCTGCACCACCGCCTTGACCTCTTCGCCCATCTCCTCGTTCGGCACGCCGAACACGGCGACGTCGGCGACCTCGGGGTGCGTGATCAGCACGTCCTCGGTCTCCTGCGGGTAGATGTTCACCCCGCCGGAGATGATCATGTAGGACTTGCGGTCGGTGAGGTAGAGAAAGCCGTCCTTGTCGAGATAGCCGACATCGCCGAGTGTGGACCATCCCCTGGCGTTGTAGGCCTTCTTCGTCTTCTCGGGATCGTTGTGATAGGTGAAGGCGGGTGCGTCGGCGAAATAGACGGTGCCGATCTCGCCGACAGGCTGCTCCTCGTCGTTCTCGTCGAGAATCTTGATCTTGCCGACCACGGCGCGGCCTACGCTGCCGCGGTGCTCCAGCCATTGCTGCGAGTTGCAGACGGTGACGCCATTGCCTTCCGAGCCGGCGTAATACTCGATCAGGATGGGTCCCCACCATTCGATCATCTTCGCCTTGACGTCGACCGGGCAGGGCGCAGCGGCGTGGATCGCGCCCTTCAGCGTGGAGACGTCGTACTTGGCGCGCACCTCGTCCGGCAGCTTCAGCATGCGCACGAACATGGTCGGCACCAGCTGGGATTGCGTCACCTTGTATTTCTCGACCAGCTTCAAGAACTCTTCGGCATCGAAGTGTTCCATGATGATGGAGGTGCCGCCGAGCACGATCGCCATCATGTTGAAGCGCAGGGGCGCCGCGTGATAGAGGGGGGCCGGTGACAGATAGGTGCTCTCCGCGTTCATGCCGCACATGTCGGCGCAGAGCACGCGCAGGAAGGCGTTCGGCACGTCGATCCTGTTGCCTTCGAATGCCTTCTTGATTCCCTTCGGGCGGCCGGTGGTGCCCGACGAATAGAGCATGTCGTAGCCGGCGACCTCATCCGCAATCGGCGTGGTCGGCTGCGCCGCGGCCTCCTTGTCGTAGGAGCGGAAGCCGGGCAGGGGGTCGTCCATCATGTAGAAGATCGGCTCGCCGGGCGTGCCCTTGATCAGGCCCTTGATCTGCTCGGCGCATTTCGGTGTGGTGATCACGACCTTGGCGCCGCAATCGGCGATGATGTAGTCGATCTCGTCCTGCTTCAGGTAGCGGCTGATCGCGGTGTAATAGAGCCCGCTCCGCTGTGCGGCCCAGCAGAGCTCCATGAAGGCGAGGCGGTTCTCCATCAACAGCGCGATGTGGTCGCCGGCCTTGAGGCCAAGCGAGCGGAACAGCTGCGCGCCCTGGTTCGAGAGCTCGTCGAGCTCCCGATAGGTGATCGCCTTGCCGGTGCCGGCCATCTGGTAGGCGATCTTGTCGGGCGTCGTCCTGGCGTGGATGGAGGGGTGGGTCATGGTCGAGATCTCGCAACAAAAAAGGTGTCATCCCGGCGAAGGCCGGGATCCATAACCACAGGCCTCGGCTGTTGAAACGAGATGGAGCTCCGGCGCAGCATAACCACAGTCTCCTGTGGTTATGGGTCCCGGATCGGCGCGCGCTTGAGGCGCGCTTGTCCGGGACGACACCGTTTGTATGGCCGCGGCCTACAGCCGTTCCACGATCGTCACGTTGGCCATGCCGCCGCCTTCGCACATGGTCTGCAGGCCATAGCGCTTGCCGCGCTGGTGCAGGGCGTGGACCAGCGTCGTCATCAGCTTGGTACCGGAGCCGCCGAGCGGGTGGCCGAGCGCGATGGCGCCGCCGTTGACGTTGAGGCTATCAGGATCGGCGCCCGTGGTCGTCAGCCATGCGGTCGGCACCGAGGCGAAGGCCTCGTTGACCTCGAACAGGTCGATGTCGCCGATCTTCATGCCGGCCTTCTCCAGCGCACGCTTGGTCGCGTGCAAGGGAGCGTCGAGCATGATCACGGGATCGCCGCCCGTCATGGTCATGTGATGGATGCGCGCGAGCGGCTTGACGCCGAGCTGCTTCAGGCCCTTCTCGTTCACCACCATGACGCCGGAGGCGCCGTCGCAGATCTGGCTGGCGCTGGCCGCGGTCAGCTTGCCGTTCTCGGCGATCAGCTTGACGCCCTTGATGCCGTCGAGCGTGACATCGAAGCGGATGCCTTCGTCGATGTGGTGGGTGTCCTTGCTGCCGTCGGCGCGGGTGATGTCGAGCGGCACGATCTCCTTCTTGAAGTGGCCTCCTTGCGTCGCCGCGATCGCGCGCTGATGGCTGTCGTAGGAATACTGGTCGAGCTCATCCTTGGAGAGGCCGTACTTCTCGGCCATCATCTCCGCGCCGGTGAACTGGCTGAACACGATGTTCGGATACTTCTTCTCGATGCCCGGGCTCTTGTAATTGCCAAAGCCGTTCTTGGCGGGAAGCTGCGACGACAGGCCCATCGGCACGCGCGTCATCGACTCCACGCCGGCGGCGATCACGACATCCATCGCACCCGACATCACCGCCTGCGCGGCGAAGTGCAACGCCTGCTGCGAGGAGCCGCACTGGCGGTCGATCGACGTGCCGGGCACGCTCTCCGGCAGCTTTGACGCCATGATCGCGTTGCGCGCGACGTTGTTGGACTGCTCGCCGACCTGCATGACGCAGCCCATGATCACGTCCTCGACCTGGGCGGGGTCGACCTTGGTGCGGTCGACCAGCTCGTCCAGCACCTTCGCGGCAAGATCGGCCGGATGCCAGCCGGCGAGGCGGCCCCCCTTGCGCCCGCCGGCGGTACGCGCGGCGGCGACGATGTAAGCCTCGGCCATGTCGGTCTCTCCCTGAATTCTTGATTGGGTTTGGTTGTCGGGGACGGATTTAAGGGACCGGAGATCGTTTAGTCAATCGATCAATTAACTCTTGTGATGAGGCGCTGCTTGCGCTTATCTGCGCCCCGCTTCCAGCGGCCAAACAGGGATCTCCGTGGCTACCAGCGTTCCGAACAGGCTCCCCGCCGGGAAAAATTCCACGGCAGAGAAATTGCTAGTGGCCGCGAGCGAGCTGATGATCGAACGCTCCTCGATCGAGATCTCGCTGTCCGACATCGCGCAGAAGTCGGGCGCCAACGCCGCGCTGGTCAAATATCACTTCGGCAACAAGGACGGCCTGTTGCTGGCGCTGCTGGCGCGGGATGCCGCGACCGAGATGTCCAATCTCGAATATTTGCTGGCGCAGCCGATCACGTCGACGGCGAAGCTGAAGCTGCATATCGGCGGCATCATCCGCGCCTATCACCGGTTCCCCTATATGAACCGGCTGATCCACTATCTCTTGCACGAGACCAGCGCGAGTTCTGCCGATGAAGTCTCGAAGTTCTTCGTTGCGCCGCTGTTGGACTTCCACCGCCGCCTGCTGGCCGAGGGCGTCAGCCGCGGCGAATTCCGCCCGACCGATCCGGTGTTGTTCTACACCAGCCTGATCGGTGCCTGCGATCATCTGTTCTTCGGCCGGCACGCGATGTCCCGCGCGACCGGCGTCGGCCCGGTCACCGATGATGTCTGCCGGCAATACATCAAGCACATGGAAACGCTGATCTGCGGCGGCATCCTCACGCAAGCCGGGGAAGCTGCCGCGGCCGGATAGTCCGGCCAACACGTCACAAGTCTAGAGAAGAAACGCCCAAGGAAAGGTATCTGCGATGCAATTGAAAGACGTAGCCGTTCTCATCACCGGCGGTGGCTCGGGCCTCGGTGCCGCGACCGCTCGCGCCATGGCGGCCAAGGGCGCCAAGATCGGCGTGATCGACCAGAGCAAGGAAAACGCCGAGAAGGTCGCCACTGAGGTGAAGGGCGTGGCGCTGCATGCCGACGTCACCAGCGAGGAGCAGATCAAGGCTGCGATCGCGAAAGCAGAAGCCGCGCACGGTGTCGCGCGCGTGCTGATGAACTGCGCCGGCATCGGCGGCTCGCAGCGCATCGTCGGTCGCGACGGTGTCTATCCGCTGGAAAAGTTCGCGCGCATCATCAACGTCAATCTGATCGGCACCTTCAACTGCCTGCGTCTATTCGCCGAGCGCCTCGTCACGATCGAGCCGGTCGGCGAAGAGCGCGGCGTCATCATCAACACGGCCTCGGTTGCGGCCTACGAAGGCCAGATCGGCCAGATCGCCTATTCGGCGTCGAAGGGTGGCGTCGTCGGCCTGACGCTGCCGGCCGCGCGCGATCTCGCCAGCCAGAAGATCCGCGTCAACACCATCGCGCCCGGCCTGTTCTTCACGCCACTGCTGATGGGCTTGAACGAAGAGGCCCGCAAGAGCCTGGGCGCCCAGGTGCCGCATCCCTCGCGTCTCGGTGACGCCGCCGAATACGGCATGCTCGCGGTGCACATCGTCGAGAACCCGATGCTGAACGGCGAGACCATCCGCCTCGACGGCGCCATCCGCATGGCGCCGCGGTAACGCGCTTTCTTCCTTCTCCCCTTGTGGGAGAAGGTGGCGCGAAGCGCCGGATGAGGGGTTTCTCTCCGCGATCTCATCTGCGGAGACAGACCCCTCACCCAAGCGAGTATGTGGCTAGCGATGTACATGCCCTCTCCCACAAGGGGAGAGGGCGCAGCAATCGGCGCCGCGACCCGCGGCTAGCACGAGGCCCCATGTCCCAACCGCTGCTGATCGAGCACAACGACGGCGTCGACCGGGTGACGCTCAATCGGCCCGAGCACCTCAACGCGCTCGATCCCGCGCTGATCGATGCGCTCAACACCTATTTCCAGGGCCTGCAACGCAATCGCGACACGCGCGTCGTCGTGCTCAAGGGCGCCGGCAAGAATTTTTGTGCCGGCCTCGATCTCAAAGCAGCGGTGGCGCGCCGGGCCGGACAGCAGGAGCCGCCCGGCGTTACGGAGGCGCTGGATTCCCAGCGCCGCATCGCCGACATCGTGATGCTGATGCGGCGCTGTCCGCAGCCGATCCTTGCGCTGGTGCAGGGCGCCGCGGCCGGCGGCGGCTTTGCGCTGGCGCTGGCCTCCGACATCCGCATCGCAACGAGATCGGCGCGGATGAACTGCGCCTTCATCAAGCTCGGTCTCGGCGGCTGCGACATCGGCACCAGCTATTTCCTGCCGCGCCTCGTCGGTGTCTCCGTCGCATCCGAGCTGATCCTCACCGGGCGCTTCATCGGCGCCGAGCGCGCGCTCGCGGTCGGCCTCGTCTCGGAGGTCGTGGACGAGGACAAGCTCGATGACGCGGCCGAGCCTTATGTCGAGGCGATGATGACGGCCTCGCCCGTGGGCCTGCGGCTATCCAAGGAATGTCTCAACATGAGCGTCGATGCCGGCTCGCTCGAAGCGGCGATTGCGATGGAGGATCGCAACCAGGTCCTGTGCAGCCGCTCGGAAGAGTTTTCGGAAGGCATCAGGGCCTTCCTTGAGAAGCGAAAGCCTGTCTATATCAGGCGCTGAACGATCAAGATCCGCAAAGGACAATAATTCCGGGAGACGCAAAATGAGTGGAAGCGCGGCGGAAGTGATGACGAAGCCCGCCTTTCGCAAGGTTCAGTGGCTCGCGCGCGACATCAAGGTCGAGCGCCGCGGCGACGGCACGGTGGTGCTGAAGTCGCGCATTCCGCTGCAGCCTTACGAGAAGCACATCCCGGCCTCGCTGGCGAAATGGGCCAAGGAAGCACCCGAGCGCATCTGGCTGGCGCAGCGTGGCGGTCCGAA from the Bradyrhizobium sp. WBAH42 genome contains:
- a CDS encoding acyl-CoA synthetase; translation: MTHPSIHARTTPDKIAYQMAGTGKAITYRELDELSNQGAQLFRSLGLKAGDHIALLMENRLAFMELCWAAQRSGLYYTAISRYLKQDEIDYIIADCGAKVVITTPKCAEQIKGLIKGTPGEPIFYMMDDPLPGFRSYDKEAAAQPTTPIADEVAGYDMLYSSGTTGRPKGIKKAFEGNRIDVPNAFLRVLCADMCGMNAESTYLSPAPLYHAAPLRFNMMAIVLGGTSIIMEHFDAEEFLKLVEKYKVTQSQLVPTMFVRMLKLPDEVRAKYDVSTLKGAIHAAAPCPVDVKAKMIEWWGPILIEYYAGSEGNGVTVCNSQQWLEHRGSVGRAVVGKIKILDENDEEQPVGEIGTVYFADAPAFTYHNDPEKTKKAYNARGWSTLGDVGYLDKDGFLYLTDRKSYMIISGGVNIYPQETEDVLITHPEVADVAVFGVPNEEMGEEVKAVVQPHDMRRAGKALEADLIAYCKSRLSAIKCPRSIDFEAELPRTPTGKLVKRHLRDRYWPKTAAKI
- a CDS encoding enoyl-CoA hydratase/isomerase family protein, yielding MSQPLLIEHNDGVDRVTLNRPEHLNALDPALIDALNTYFQGLQRNRDTRVVVLKGAGKNFCAGLDLKAAVARRAGQQEPPGVTEALDSQRRIADIVMLMRRCPQPILALVQGAAAGGGFALALASDIRIATRSARMNCAFIKLGLGGCDIGTSYFLPRLVGVSVASELILTGRFIGAERALAVGLVSEVVDEDKLDDAAEPYVEAMMTASPVGLRLSKECLNMSVDAGSLEAAIAMEDRNQVLCSRSEEFSEGIRAFLEKRKPVYIRR
- a CDS encoding acetyl-CoA C-acetyltransferase, whose protein sequence is MAEAYIVAAARTAGGRKGGRLAGWHPADLAAKVLDELVDRTKVDPAQVEDVIMGCVMQVGEQSNNVARNAIMASKLPESVPGTSIDRQCGSSQQALHFAAQAVMSGAMDVVIAAGVESMTRVPMGLSSQLPAKNGFGNYKSPGIEKKYPNIVFSQFTGAEMMAEKYGLSKDELDQYSYDSHQRAIAATQGGHFKKEIVPLDITRADGSKDTHHIDEGIRFDVTLDGIKGVKLIAENGKLTAASASQICDGASGVMVVNEKGLKQLGVKPLARIHHMTMTGGDPVIMLDAPLHATKRALEKAGMKIGDIDLFEVNEAFASVPTAWLTTTGADPDSLNVNGGAIALGHPLGGSGTKLMTTLVHALHQRGKRYGLQTMCEGGGMANVTIVERL
- a CDS encoding SDR family NAD(P)-dependent oxidoreductase; protein product: MQLKDVAVLITGGGSGLGAATARAMAAKGAKIGVIDQSKENAEKVATEVKGVALHADVTSEEQIKAAIAKAEAAHGVARVLMNCAGIGGSQRIVGRDGVYPLEKFARIINVNLIGTFNCLRLFAERLVTIEPVGEERGVIINTASVAAYEGQIGQIAYSASKGGVVGLTLPAARDLASQKIRVNTIAPGLFFTPLLMGLNEEARKSLGAQVPHPSRLGDAAEYGMLAVHIVENPMLNGETIRLDGAIRMAPR
- a CDS encoding TetR family transcriptional regulator, which codes for MIERSSIEISLSDIAQKSGANAALVKYHFGNKDGLLLALLARDAATEMSNLEYLLAQPITSTAKLKLHIGGIIRAYHRFPYMNRLIHYLLHETSASSADEVSKFFVAPLLDFHRRLLAEGVSRGEFRPTDPVLFYTSLIGACDHLFFGRHAMSRATGVGPVTDDVCRQYIKHMETLICGGILTQAGEAAAAG
- a CDS encoding methylated-DNA--[protein]-cysteine S-methyltransferase, yielding MSDQHFALFDTRIGLCAIAWGPRGINGTQLPMGGEQKIRTRISQRHADATEAEPTAEVREAIDRMTRLLAGEPDDLTDIPLDLDGVPEFNRGVYEIARAIPPGKTITYGDIAKQLGGVQLSRDVGQALGRNPCPIVVPCHRVLAAGNKPGGFSANGGVVTKLKMLEIEGALVNHTPSLFD